Proteins found in one Dryobates pubescens isolate bDryPub1 chromosome 1, bDryPub1.pri, whole genome shotgun sequence genomic segment:
- the EMC3 gene encoding ER membrane protein complex subunit 3: MSEPELLLDSNIRLWVVLPIVFITFFVGMIRHYVSILLQSDKRLTQEQVSDSQVLIRSRVLRENGKYIPKQSFLTRKYFFNNPEDGFFKKTKRKVVPPSPMTDPTMLTDMMKGNVTNVLPMILIGGWINMTFSGFVTTKVPFPLTLRFKPMLQQGIELLTLDASWVSSASWYFLNVFGLRSIYTLILGQDNAADQSRVMQEQMTGAAMAMPADTNKAFKTEWEALELTDHQWALEDVEEELMAKDLHFEGMFKEELQTSIF; the protein is encoded by the exons ATGAGCGAGCccgagctgctgctggactccaaCATCCGCCTATGGGTGGTGCTGCCCATCGTCTTCATCACCTTCTTCGTGGGCATGATCCGGCACTACGTCTCCATCCTCCTTCAGAGCGACAAGAGgctcacacaggagcaggtGTCCGACAG ccaagTGCTGATTCGGAGCAGAGTCCTTCGGGAGAATGGAAAATACATTCCAAAGCAG TCTTTCCTGACccggaaatatttttttaataacccAGAGGATGGAttttttaagaaaacaaaaagaaaggtagTGCCTCCTTCACCAATGACAG ATCCTACCATGTTGACAGATATGATGAAAGGGAATGTAACCAATGTTCTGCCTATGATCCTCATCGGTGGTTGGATCAACATGACATTTTCAGGGTTTGTCACAA CGAAGGTCCCCTTTCCTCTGACGCTGCGTTTTAAACcaatgctgcagcagggaatcGAACTGCTCACCTTGGATGCGTCCTG GGTGAGCTCTGCTTCCTGGTACTTCTTGAATGTGTTTGGACTCAGAAGCATTTATACTCTCATCCTGGGCCAAGATAATG ctgcAGATCAGTCTAGGGTGATGCAAGAACAAATGACAGGGGCAGCAATGGCCATGCCAGCAGACACTAACAAAGCATTTAAG ACGGAATGGGAAGCTTTAGAACTGACTGATCATCAGTGGGCCTTAGAAGATGTAGAAGAGGAGCTTATGGCAAAAGACCTCCATTTTGAAGGCATGTTTAAGGAAGAACTTCAGACCTCCATCTTCTGA